The DNA region AACAACACGGTTGACGTAGCGAGCGAGGATCTCAAAGTGATGCGCGATTTGGCCGAGGTGAACGCGATCAGCAACATGATCACGTTAACGCCGACGGTTCAGATGACGACAGGGGATATTAATTCCGGCGCCGATCTCGATACGATTATGTCCCGAATTAACCGGACGCTGGAGGAGCAGTTCGTATCCAGCGCGGAGGGGGTGTATTTGTAGCATGAGCGATTACGGGCTGTTTCTGAGTTTTAACAATCAACAGGAAGTGTTCCGCTTCCCGGTCAATCCGGAACGGATCGAAGTCAAGGACGGCAGTGAGGGAAAATCCTACACGGTGGCCGGACTCGGAGAGATCAACGCGATCCTGTATCCGAAACTGACCGAAATATCGTTTGAAAGCTTTTTTCCGGGACGAACGTATCCTTTCGTCAATACAAGCAAGGATAAGCTGAAACTCCCCATCGATTATGTAAACACCATCAAGGGATGGATGGAAAGCCGAAGACCTGTGCGATTTGTCATGACGGGCCTGGTCCCCGATCCGCTCAGCGGTACGGACAGCGGGAATGTGGTACGGGCGATGAAATCCTTCGGCATCAACATGGCGGCCTCCATCGAGAGCTTCAGCTGGAACACGATGTCCGGTTCGCCGGAGGATATCGAATTTTCGATCACCCTCAAGCGCTATGTATTCTATGGCGCCCGCAAGGTTGTGCCGGCCAAGGACAGCAAGGCGGCTGCGGTGAAGACCAAGGAGCGTCCGGATGACCGGAAGAAGCCGAATTCGTACACTGTTGCCAAGGGAGACACGCTCTGGAGCATTGCCCAAAAGCTGCTCGGCAGCGGCTCCCGCCATACCGAAATCCAAAAGCTGAACGGCATTAAGGACCATGAGGTCCGGAAGCTCGCCGTTGGCCGGGTTCTGAAAATCCCTTAAAGGAGGCGATGGCATGATCGAGCTAATGGTGGACCGGAAGAACGGAAGCGTATGGGATCTCGGGCAGGTCGTCACCGACATCACGTGGAAGACAAGCCGCCAGGCGAAGCCGGCCAGTCTGGATATTCGCTTCGTGAACGATGGTCTGGCGCAGAGCCGGCAATTCCAGATCGAGAACGGCGACATTGTCCGGTTCCGCAAGGATGATAAGGACTTGTTTTACGGTTATGTTTTCTCCAAAGAGTGGGGCATGGATGCCGAGGTGAAGCTCATGGCCTACGACCAGCTGCGCTACCTGTCCAGCAACGCTACCTACCGGTTTACCAACGCCAAAGTGGAGGATATTATCCGCAAGATTGCCAAGGACTTCAATTTGAAGACAGGGACGCTGGCCGATACGGGACATGTCATTCCCGCGATGCTGGAGGCGGACAAGAAGCTGATCGATATCATCTGCAAAGCGCTGGACGCGACGCTGATGGCCACCAAGCAGTACTATATGTTTTACGACGAGTTCGGAAAGCTGACGCTCAAGAACATCAAGGACATGCTGCTGATGCTGGCCGTTGGGGAAGACAGCCTGATGACGGATTTTTCCTATAAAAAGAGCATCGACAACGAAACGTACAATCGAATTAAGGTTGTGCGCGATAACAAGCAGACCGGGAAGCGGGACGTCTACCTCTATCAGCACGGAGAGAACATCGCCCAGTGGGGCCTTCTCCAGCTGTACGAGGTTGCCGATGAGAACATGAATCCGGCGCAGCTGAAGCAGCTTGCCCAAAATTTACTGGAGCTGAAGAACAGGGAGCAGCAGACGCTCTCTATCGAGGCGATCGGTGATCTGCGCGTTCGGGCAGGGAACACGATTTACGTCAATCTCCCCGGCGAAGGCTTGAAGCCGTATCTCATCGATGAGTGCTCGCACAAGTTCTCGGACGGGACGCATACGATGTCGCTGAATATGAAGGTGGTGTAAGTCATGATGCTGGATATTATCAAAAAAGCGAGCCTGAGCGCCGTGGGAAGCACGAATCCCGTATCGGTGCTGTATGGCACGGTAACATCTGTGAATCCTCTGGAGGTGAACGTGGATCAGCGTTTCAGCCTGACGGAGGATTTTTTAGTGATCGGAGAGTCCATGACGGAGTACAAACTGAATATTGACGGTCAGGACGTGCTGATCCGCAAAGGGCTTGAGCTCGGAGATACGGTGCTGCTGCTCCGTTATCAGGGCGGACAAACGTATCTTGTGCTGGATCGGCTGGTGAAGCCGTCATGATTCCGCAGGGAGGCACGATTCAACCGGATACCGAAGTGGTGGAGAGTCTGGACCAGCCGAGTTTGACCTACCGATTGAACCTGCAGGAGGGGACGTTGTCAGGTCAAATTGATGGACTGGAGGCGATCAAGCAGGCCGTTGCCAAGGTGCTCCAAACCCGCCGCTTCGAGCACCTGATTTATAGCAGCGACTACGGCCATGAGCTGTATGATGTCATCGGTCGTGACCCGCTGTGGGCGTATGCCGAGATCGAGCGGCATATCAAGGAGGCGCTGCTTCAGGACGACCGGATCCTGTCGGTCGACGACATGAATATTTCTTTTGCCGGAGAGACGGCAATGGCGGAATTTACGGTCCGAACCGTATATGGGCCGTTTGCGATGACGAAGGAGGTGAGGGAGGATGTATGAGGATCAGACCTATGAAGCGATCCTGGAACGGATGCTGGGCCGGGTGCCGGATGGACTGGACAAAAGAGAGGGAAGCATTATCTTCGATGCGCTTGCCCCAGCCGCTGCGGAGCTTGCGCAAGCTTACATTGAGCTGAGCTCCTCCATGAACTTCAAGTTTGCCGCCACGGCTTCCGGTGAGTTTTTGGACCGGAGCATCGCCTGGTCGGGACTGACGCGTAAGCAGGCCACGAAAGCGCGGCTGCGCGGACGTTTTATAGGAGAACAAAATCGACCGGCAGAGGTTCCGATAGGGAGCCGTTTTTCGCTGGATGCGTTAAACTACACGGTCATTGGCCGGCTGGATGCGGGGGAATATGTGCTGGAATGCGAAACGGCCGGCAAAGAGGGCAACAGGAGGTTTGGCACGCTTCTGCCGCTTGAGTATATCGAAGTCTTGGTGAAGGCGGAGCTGCTCGAATTGCTGGCACCCGGGGAAGATACCGAGTCCGATGAGGCGTTGTATGATCGTTACCGGGAAAAAATCTCCCGACCCGTCACCAGCGCGAATCGAAATCAATATGAGCTGTGGGCGCGGGAGCAGGCCGGCGTTGGCAAAGCCAAAGCCTTTCCGCTATGGGACGGGCCGGGAACGGTCAAAGTCGTTCTGCTGGACAATGAGATGAGATCGCCCGCGCCAACTATTGTAGAAGCTGTGCAGCAGTACATCGACCCCACGATGGACGGGATGGGCGAGGGAGCCGCTCCCGTCGGATCGGTTGTGACGGTGACCGGGGCGGTTGAAGTGCCTGTCAACATTGAGGTGCAGGTGACTCTCCTGGATGGCGCGGGCTTCGACGGCGTCCAGCAAGCGATTGAGCAGGGCGTTCGGCAGTATTTGAAGGACCTCGCCATGACGGATCCACTGGTCCGGTATAACCGGATTGCCAACGTCATCCTGGATATTCCCGAAGTGATCGACTACGAGGTGTTGACCGTCAACGGAGGGACCGAGAGCGTCTTGATTGAACCGGAAGCGGTCGCCGTACTGGGGACGGTGACGGTACGATGAGCAAGGCAGAGGTCTGGGTGGGATATCTCCCGTCCTTTTATCACGGCATCCGGGACATGAAAGCCATCGCCAATGCGGAAGGAGCTGAGCTGGACAAGCTGGATGAGAGTCTGGTGGATATGATCGATCAGTACTATCCGGAGACCGCGACCTGGGCGCTGTCCCTGTATGAGCAGGACCTGAGCATCCCGGTGAACCCGTCCAAGCCGCTCGAGCATCGGCGCTCGGTCGTCATTTCGAAGATGCGGGGAAGCGGCAAGGTGTCCGCTAGCATGCTCAAAAATGTCGCCCAAGCCTACGAGCGGGGCAGCATCGAGGTTTCTGTCCAGCCGGCCGAGTACAAGGTGACGATTCATTTCAGGGATACCCTCGGCATTCCGCCGAATTTGAGCGATCTTCAATCGGCGATTGAAGCGATCAAGCCGGCGCACATGGCCGTCGACTATGCGCTGCGTTACCTTACGATCGCCGAGGTGGAGGGCATGACGGTGGAGCAGTTAACGGCTACGACGCAAGACAGATTGTTGGGAGGAGGAGCATAAATGACGAATCCGGTAACACCGAATATCGGGTTGAACAAAATCGATCGGACGTCGCCGGCAACGACGTATTTCGATCTGGAGAAATATATCGACCAGAACGCGGACACGGTCGACCGCTTCGCCGGTGAA from Paenibacillus ihbetae includes:
- a CDS encoding LysM peptidoglycan-binding domain-containing protein, which translates into the protein MSDYGLFLSFNNQQEVFRFPVNPERIEVKDGSEGKSYTVAGLGEINAILYPKLTEISFESFFPGRTYPFVNTSKDKLKLPIDYVNTIKGWMESRRPVRFVMTGLVPDPLSGTDSGNVVRAMKSFGINMAASIESFSWNTMSGSPEDIEFSITLKRYVFYGARKVVPAKDSKAAAVKTKERPDDRKKPNSYTVAKGDTLWSIAQKLLGSGSRHTEIQKLNGIKDHEVRKLAVGRVLKIP
- a CDS encoding XkdQ/YqbQ family protein; translated protein: MIELMVDRKNGSVWDLGQVVTDITWKTSRQAKPASLDIRFVNDGLAQSRQFQIENGDIVRFRKDDKDLFYGYVFSKEWGMDAEVKLMAYDQLRYLSSNATYRFTNAKVEDIIRKIAKDFNLKTGTLADTGHVIPAMLEADKKLIDIICKALDATLMATKQYYMFYDEFGKLTLKNIKDMLLMLAVGEDSLMTDFSYKKSIDNETYNRIKVVRDNKQTGKRDVYLYQHGENIAQWGLLQLYEVADENMNPAQLKQLAQNLLELKNREQQTLSIEAIGDLRVRAGNTIYVNLPGEGLKPYLIDECSHKFSDGTHTMSLNMKVV
- a CDS encoding DUF2577 domain-containing protein encodes the protein MLDIIKKASLSAVGSTNPVSVLYGTVTSVNPLEVNVDQRFSLTEDFLVIGESMTEYKLNIDGQDVLIRKGLELGDTVLLLRYQGGQTYLVLDRLVKPS
- a CDS encoding DUF2634 domain-containing protein, encoding MIPQGGTIQPDTEVVESLDQPSLTYRLNLQEGTLSGQIDGLEAIKQAVAKVLQTRRFEHLIYSSDYGHELYDVIGRDPLWAYAEIERHIKEALLQDDRILSVDDMNISFAGETAMAEFTVRTVYGPFAMTKEVREDV
- a CDS encoding baseplate J/gp47 family protein, whose product is MYEDQTYEAILERMLGRVPDGLDKREGSIIFDALAPAAAELAQAYIELSSSMNFKFAATASGEFLDRSIAWSGLTRKQATKARLRGRFIGEQNRPAEVPIGSRFSLDALNYTVIGRLDAGEYVLECETAGKEGNRRFGTLLPLEYIEVLVKAELLELLAPGEDTESDEALYDRYREKISRPVTSANRNQYELWAREQAGVGKAKAFPLWDGPGTVKVVLLDNEMRSPAPTIVEAVQQYIDPTMDGMGEGAAPVGSVVTVTGAVEVPVNIEVQVTLLDGAGFDGVQQAIEQGVRQYLKDLAMTDPLVRYNRIANVILDIPEVIDYEVLTVNGGTESVLIEPEAVAVLGTVTVR
- a CDS encoding YmfQ family protein → MSKAEVWVGYLPSFYHGIRDMKAIANAEGAELDKLDESLVDMIDQYYPETATWALSLYEQDLSIPVNPSKPLEHRRSVVISKMRGSGKVSASMLKNVAQAYERGSIEVSVQPAEYKVTIHFRDTLGIPPNLSDLQSAIEAIKPAHMAVDYALRYLTIAEVEGMTVEQLTATTQDRLLGGGA